Genomic segment of Triticum aestivum cultivar Chinese Spring chromosome 6A, IWGSC CS RefSeq v2.1, whole genome shotgun sequence:
CCATCCCATACCTCAGAAACTGCGCAGCATTGCTGTTGGCAGATTTCATACACGTCCCAGAATTGGGTTTTGAGGGAAGAATCCCCCACCCAAACGTCATCCCAAAAGCTTATTTTATTACCATTCCCTAGTTTCCATTTATAGAAGGGTCTAACCCCCTCCAAGGCCCAGGTGACACCTTTCCAGAAGGGAGAACCCACACCCTGCCTAGACCACAGTATATTTGGCTTTGGAGAAATTGTTCTGTGGGATTTATGTATGTCTGGAGAGTGCACGTATGGGTTAATATGTGTCCCTTGGATATATTCAGACAATCTTATGATTTTGAATTTGCCATGGTCTGTGTCTTGCATCTTGGAACTCCTTGTGGCTGACAAATTATTTGTCCTCTTGTTGCATTTCTTTTATTTGATTATACGTTCTATTTTTTATGGTATTTAGTGCACTTGTCGTGGCAACATCGGGGGCTGGATATGTGCTCGGTAGTGGCAGCATTGTAGACATTGCTGGACTTTGCTACACATGCACTGGTACCATGATGGTTGCAGCATCTGCCAACACTCTCAACCAGGTATGTGCTTGTTTTTTGGGGCAGCCTTTTCCATTAGCATGTTGGTTAACCAAACCAATATTCATTGTGTTCACATTCTTGCAATCCTTTTATGTTCATTGTCACACTTCAATATCAGTTTTTGAGAAGTTATTCTGATTTTCTTACATATTTACATCGGGATTTATAGATATCATATACACCTGGTTATCACGCTTAGAGACAATGAACTTGGTGCATCGACATCCTTTTCAGGTGTTTGAAATAAAGAATGATGCTAAAATGAAAAGGACAATGCGAAGGCCCCTACCATCAGGGCGTATTAGTCCTGTGCATGCTGCCATGTGGGCTACAACTGTTGGAACTGCAGGAACAGCATTATTGGCTTGCAAGGTTCGGCTCTTTGCTGTTTGCTTGTACTTGCTTTACACTTTGTTTAAAGTGTATGCGGCCACTGTAGATGGTATGATGCTGTTATTGGAACTAAACATTAAGAAATTTTGGCAAGGTCTGTGCAGGCTAATGACTTAGCTGCTGGGCTTGCAGCATCCAATCTCATTCTGTATGCATTTGTATACACTCCACTGAAGCAAATACACCCTGTCAATACATGGGTGGGAGCGGTTGTTGGCGCCATTCCGCCACTTCTAGGGTATGTTACTACTGAAGACACATTTCTGGATTATCTAGGTGCAGGTTGAAGGTGGTATTTTATATGTTGAAAATAATGGAGCGAGTGTATATTCTTCATCTCCTATTTTAATTTCTTATTGTGCACCCTGGTTTTGGTCATTTAATGGCCTGGCAACTGGAACAATCTGGTTTAGTACTGCCATGAAGATCATGCATGGCTCGGCGTATGGGATTGGGTAATAGAACATGGCTTAGGGAGGATGAATGAGGGGGATGACAGATTGATAAACTATTCTCTTATTGCGTGATTAAATGTGATACATGCTAGTCCTTTATGCAGGACGACTAACTTGATCCGCAAGTCGTATTTCAGTTTAGACCAAAGTTAAAAAAGGTGATAGGTGCTAATTGTGAGTTTCACCACTGCCTTGCGCTTTTCTGACCAAAGCGCACGCTTAAGCTCACATTAACCACTAGGCGTTTTGCTATTGCCTAGAGCCTAGGCATGTCTTTTTTAATGGTTTAAACTCAAGACCAAACCATAACTACCTTCCTAGTTCAGTTGGACTCTTCTTAATTTAACTAGTCTCTTTGTAATGGACCCAACTGTATCCAACAAGGATAAATACTAATCGAGTTACTCCTTTTCTTAACTTTCCAATCTCTAGCATAAGCTATCCAATGCCTTCACGGATAAGCCTATTTCCTGCTGCCTTGTGCACCCACGGCCATAACAGATTCGTCAGAATGAAGCAACATATACATCGTAGAGCCCTCTGGACCTACAAGCTTAAACACACAAATTGAAGTTATGGACTACTTACTCTCAAAACCATAGCTGCTGACATGAAGCATCAAACTGGATGATACCACTGCCCCCGAGACTGTTTCAGGCCATACAGTCACATCTTAAGCAAGCAAATAAAAAAAAGGTCGCTTATAGGCTCAGAGTCCAGTAATACTTCAAGGAGAAGGAAAGCTCTAAATCTCCTGCCGGCATTATAAAGGAAGGAGATACGAGAAAACAAATTTACAACTGGACGCGACTCTTTCTGTTACCTGAGCCCTTCTTGTACTGGAATGCTGGCATTATTGGACTAGAAGGTCTTTAGGGGCTGGGATACACAGTGGTGCAGTTAAAGCAATAGGTGCATTAGATGAATATATGATGACTCGGATTTGAGAACTGGAATAGGTATTGGGTGTATGGTTTTTCTCTCAGTCCAGactaatctctactcttataaaaaacagagttggtgatgatggtctgcctgccatcctgtaatataggccgtccgatttctatctgacggataggaaggaaactatggcaattttgcagaaagatacccacacccctctctacatttgcaaataaggctttCTTTCGtttatccttttctctcacaagataaactactcatataaatgcatcttgatgttccgtgcaacgcatgggcatcttgctagtaagttCATAAAGAAGAAACCTTTACATCTGTCCTTTACCACAGCATCCAGCTATTCATAATCACCCGCCTACATTTCTACTTCCTCTGTaccaaaatgtaagacgttttttggttTTGCATAGGGcataaaaaacatcttacattttgttacggagggagtatttcagaaATTCTTCAGTATTTGTAGCATTGCTCTAATAGACTGCCTGCACAGGTGTAGAATATCATGCTTTAGTGcatcatgggcatatatatatattctgtgtaTTATTGCACTCTTGTTTATTTGTTGAATGATTATTAATGGAGCTGTGCAATATGTTTACACGGCATGTGGCCCTTATTTATCTTGACACAggtgggcggcagcagcatctgaACTGTCACTCAACTCTATGATTCTGCCGGCTGCTTTGTACTTTTGGCAGTTACCACATTTCATGGCCCTTGCGTACTTATGCCGCGCTGACTACCTTGCTGGAGGGTAACTCAATTATTCCAACTGTAGTAGTTACATCAAAATGTTAACTGGTCCTAATTTGTATCCTTGACATGTGATTGGCTTGTTGATTCAGGTATCGTATGCTCTCTTTTGCTGATCCTACTGGCAAGAGAACTGCATGGGTTTCACTCAGAAATTGTCTCTACATGCTGCCGTTGGGGTTATTTGCATATAACTGTACGTACTAAAAAATCATATAGGTTCTCTAGTTTCCATTTGCTTCTACTACTACTTATAATAAAGTACTTGGTCAAACTTGGGATCTTTCTAATGCTTTGTAGGGGGGCTAACATCCGAATGGTTCAGTTTTGAAGCATCGCTTCTAACGACGGGCCTCGCCATTGGAGCCTTATCATTTGTACTGGCTCCTAGTCAGAAGAGTGCAAGAAGAATGTTCCATGCTAGCCTCTTGTATCTTCCTGCTTTGATGGCTGGACTTATATTGCATCGGCTGCCCAACGAACAGAAGGAGCATAACAACATTCATCAGACTAGTGAGATCGCTGGGGTTCTCCGCGGCGCCGAGCTGTGGGACGAAGAAGAAAGAGCTAGACAGAAACAGGAAGACCTGAAACATTCTCGTCGTGCTCAATCACGCCCTCCAGTTGCCTATGCTTCTGTAGCCCCATTCCCCTTCTTGCCTGTGCCTGTGTACGTCTCTCCAGAAGCTCATGAGTTTTGAAAACCTTGTCCCAGCAGCCAGGGCTGCAATGGTTTCATCTTCCTTCCTTTTTGTCTGTTGTCAGAAAATTCTTTTCCGCTCTTGACAGGAAATTTTACCGCTCAGGGGAATTCCTATTTGTATTGTTGAATTAAAATATGAGAATAATGAGCGCAATGTTTATTTGTAAAAAAACATAAATTCAGTTGTTGGGCTCACGTGAGTATAAAATCGATGTTTCAGAGTACCTTGATACAGGGCCATCTAGAAGCAACATGTATTTCATGCTTCCACAACTTCTCTTCTCTGCCTGGGTCTAAATTTCCAGCATTTCCATCCAATCATGCCTCCCTGTGATTCCTTGTTTGAATCAGCATGTGATACGGTGAGTAAAGCTCCGGTGCCGCATGAGAACAGGCTTCATCATAACCTCACGTGGAACCCAGTTGCCATTCTAGATATGTGCGTGGATTGGCCGTCTCCAATTCTACTTATCAGCCCTTGTTTCAACACAACCCTTCCTTCCAAAACTGATCTCCAGATTTGTG
This window contains:
- the LOC123132076 gene encoding protoheme IX farnesyltransferase, mitochondrial isoform X2, which translates into the protein MWRGGATAASAARALRSRMLGDPVHHPSTAILPIPSARAACSAPSAASPAPIVAEAAAASVAVSSGARSASDVLRHYGQCYWELSKARLSALVVATSGAGYVLGSGSIVDIAGLCYTCTGTMMVAASANTLNQVFEIKNDAKMKRTMRRPLPSGRISPVHAAMWATTVGTAGTALLACKANDLAAGLAASNLILYAFVYTPLKQIHPVNTWVGAVVGAIPPLLGWAAAASELSLNSMILPAALYFWQLPHFMALAYLCRADYLAGGYRMLSFADPTGKRTAWVSLRNCLYMLPLGLFAYNWGLTSEWFSFEASLLTTGLAIGALSFVLAPSQKSARRMFHASLLYLPALMAGLILHRLPNEQKEHNNIHQTSEIAGVLRGAELWDEEERARQKQEDLKHSRRAQSRPPVAYASVAPFPFLPVPVYVSPEAHEF
- the LOC123132076 gene encoding protoheme IX farnesyltransferase, mitochondrial isoform X1, with product MWRGGATAASAARALRSRMLGDPVHHPSTAILPIPSARAACSAPSAASPAPIVAEAAAASVAVSSGARSASDVLRHYGQCYWELSKARLSALVVATSGAGYVLGSGSIVDIAGLCYTCTGTMMVAASANTLNQVFEIKNDAKMKRTMRRPLPSGRISPVHAAMWATTVGTAGTALLACKVRLFAVCLYLLYTLFKVYAATVDASNLILYAFVYTPLKQIHPVNTWVGAVVGAIPPLLGWAAAASELSLNSMILPAALYFWQLPHFMALAYLCRADYLAGGYRMLSFADPTGKRTAWVSLRNCLYMLPLGLFAYNWGLTSEWFSFEASLLTTGLAIGALSFVLAPSQKSARRMFHASLLYLPALMAGLILHRLPNEQKEHNNIHQTSEIAGVLRGAELWDEEERARQKQEDLKHSRRAQSRPPVAYASVAPFPFLPVPVYVSPEAHEF